In Wenyingzhuangia fucanilytica, the following are encoded in one genomic region:
- a CDS encoding OsmC family protein: MATQKISLNWKEGVYFESEGPGGIVPIDGSEEVGGQGKGLRPKALMLSALAGCSGIDVASLIKKMRIDVDTFDIDVEAELTEEHPKFYHKVWVNFNFYGDNLNEKKIEKAVTLSVDTYCGVMEMFRQFATVETKINYFPKK; the protein is encoded by the coding sequence ATGGCAACACAAAAAATAAGTTTAAATTGGAAAGAAGGGGTATATTTTGAATCTGAAGGACCAGGAGGAATAGTTCCTATTGATGGTTCCGAAGAAGTAGGTGGACAAGGAAAAGGGTTAAGACCAAAAGCATTAATGTTATCTGCGCTAGCGGGTTGTTCTGGAATTGACGTAGCTTCTTTAATAAAAAAAATGCGTATTGATGTAGATACTTTTGATATTGATGTTGAGGCAGAACTAACAGAAGAACATCCAAAATTCTACCACAAAGTATGGGTAAACTTTAATTTTTACGGAGATAATTTAAACGAAAAGAAAATAGAAAAAGCAGTTACCTTATCTGTAGACACCTATTGTGGTGTAATGGAAATGTTTAGACAGTTTGCTACTGTAGAAACTAAAATTAATTATTTTCCTAAGAAATAA
- the map gene encoding type I methionyl aminopeptidase yields the protein MSITKESELVGMKKISEVVGTTLKLMIAYAKVGMSTKELDEYGGEILKKYGAKSAPYETYNFPGYTCISVNEEVAHGIPAKDKILKEGDLINIDVSAELNGFWSDNGCSFVLGKDIYNHQPLVNASKNILKKAISNIKGGVKIADIGQLIETEAKKNGFKVIKNLAGHGVGRSLHEEPENILNYRVKTNRERFKKNTTVAIETFITTKSTIALELNDGWTLVGDKGGYVTQHEQTILITDHNPVILTESNGIWN from the coding sequence ATGTCAATAACAAAAGAATCTGAGTTAGTTGGAATGAAAAAAATTAGTGAGGTTGTTGGCACCACACTAAAACTAATGATAGCATATGCTAAAGTGGGCATGTCTACCAAAGAGTTAGATGAATATGGAGGAGAAATTTTAAAAAAATATGGAGCAAAATCTGCCCCTTATGAAACCTACAATTTCCCTGGCTACACCTGTATTAGTGTAAATGAAGAAGTAGCGCACGGAATTCCTGCTAAAGATAAAATTCTTAAAGAAGGAGATTTAATAAATATTGATGTTTCTGCTGAATTAAATGGTTTTTGGTCTGACAATGGATGTTCTTTTGTACTAGGAAAAGACATTTACAACCATCAACCTCTTGTAAACGCTTCTAAAAACATCCTAAAAAAAGCCATTAGCAATATTAAAGGCGGGGTAAAAATAGCAGACATCGGACAGCTTATCGAAACAGAAGCTAAGAAAAATGGCTTTAAAGTAATTAAGAATTTAGCAGGACATGGTGTAGGAAGAAGTTTACACGAAGAACCTGAAAACATCTTAAATTACAGAGTAAAAACAAATCGTGAGAGGTTTAAGAAAAATACAACTGTTGCTATAGAAACTTTTATTACTACAAAATCTACCATTGCATTGGAGTTAAATGATGGTTGGACTTTGGTTGGTGACAAAGGTGGCTATGTAACCCAACACGAACAAACTATTTTAATTACAGATCATAACCCTGTAATTCTTACAGAATCTAACGGAATTTGGAATTAA
- the rpsO gene encoding 30S ribosomal protein S15, which yields MYLSQEKKAEIFAKHGKSANDTGSTEGQIALFTYRIAHLTNHLKANRKDYNTQRSLVKLVGKRRSLLDYLVKTDILRYRAIIAELGLRK from the coding sequence ATGTATTTATCACAAGAGAAAAAAGCGGAAATTTTCGCTAAACACGGAAAGTCAGCAAATGACACTGGTTCTACAGAAGGACAAATTGCATTATTCACTTACAGAATTGCACATTTAACTAACCACTTAAAGGCTAACAGAAAAGACTACAACACTCAACGTTCATTAGTAAAGTTAGTTGGTAAACGTAGATCTTTATTAGATTACTTAGTAAAAACAGACATTTTACGTTACCGTGCAATTATCGCAGAATTAGGATTAAGAAAATAA
- a CDS encoding 2-isopropylmalate synthase: MAKDHVQIFDTTLRDGEQVPGCKLNTEQKLIIAERLDLLGVDIIEAGFPVSSPGDFKSVDAIARLVKNATVCGLTRSVENDIKVAAEALKHAIRPRIHTGIGTSDSHIKFKFNSNRDAIIERAVAAVKFAKTFVQDVEFYAEDAGRTDNEYLARVCEAVIKAGATVLNIPDTTGYCLPHEYGAKIKYLKENVKGIEKAVLSCHCHNDLGLATANSIEGAINGARQIECTINGIGERAGNTSLEEVVMIMKQHPDLNLDTGVNTKLLYSTSQMVQEHMGMFVQANKAVVGSNAFAHSSGIHQDGVIKNRETYEIMDPADVGVTESAIVLTARSGRAALAYRAKNVGYELTKLELDTVYPKFLDYADTKKEVVDEDIHILMKQNQIKLS; this comes from the coding sequence ATGGCTAAGGATCACGTACAGATTTTTGATACTACTCTTAGAGATGGAGAGCAAGTTCCAGGATGTAAACTAAATACAGAGCAAAAGTTAATTATTGCAGAGCGTTTAGATTTATTAGGGGTAGATATCATTGAGGCAGGATTTCCAGTTTCTAGTCCAGGTGACTTTAAATCTGTTGATGCGATTGCTAGATTGGTAAAGAATGCAACGGTCTGTGGATTGACTCGTTCTGTAGAAAACGATATCAAAGTTGCTGCAGAAGCTTTAAAGCATGCTATTAGACCAAGAATTCATACAGGAATTGGTACTTCTGATTCTCATATTAAATTTAAGTTTAACTCTAACAGAGATGCAATTATAGAAAGAGCAGTAGCAGCGGTTAAGTTTGCTAAAACTTTTGTGCAAGATGTTGAGTTTTACGCTGAGGATGCAGGACGTACTGATAATGAATATTTAGCAAGAGTTTGCGAGGCAGTTATTAAAGCTGGTGCAACAGTATTAAACATTCCTGATACTACAGGTTATTGTTTGCCTCACGAATATGGAGCAAAAATTAAATATTTAAAAGAAAACGTTAAAGGGATTGAAAAGGCAGTATTGTCTTGTCACTGTCATAACGATTTAGGTTTGGCTACTGCAAACTCTATTGAAGGAGCTATTAATGGAGCTCGTCAAATTGAGTGTACTATTAATGGTATTGGAGAAAGAGCAGGAAATACATCACTAGAAGAAGTGGTGATGATTATGAAGCAACACCCGGACTTAAATTTAGATACAGGAGTAAATACTAAACTTTTATATAGTACTTCTCAAATGGTACAAGAGCATATGGGGATGTTTGTACAAGCAAACAAAGCTGTAGTTGGTTCTAATGCCTTTGCTCACTCATCAGGAATTCATCAAGATGGAGTGATTAAAAATAGAGAAACTTATGAAATTATGGATCCTGCTGATGTTGGAGTTACAGAATCTGCTATTGTGTTAACAGCACGTAGTGGTAGAGCAGCTTTGGCTTATAGAGCTAAAAACGTTGGATATGAGTTGACTAAGTTAGAGCTAGATACTGTGTATCCTAAATTCTTAGATTATGCAGATACTAAAAAAGAAGTAGTTGATGAAGATATTCATATCTTAATGAAACAAAATCAAATAAAATTAAGCTAA
- a CDS encoding Sec-independent protein translocase subunit TatA/TatB, whose amino-acid sequence MFLFIGGPEVFIILLLVVMLFGADKIPEIARGLAKGINQVKNATNDIKREINSSATKNGIDLDVTKDVKDAVDDVKSSIDDFTGPIKRMK is encoded by the coding sequence ATGTTTTTATTTATTGGAGGTCCAGAAGTCTTTATTATTTTACTACTTGTAGTAATGCTTTTTGGTGCAGATAAAATTCCTGAAATAGCAAGAGGATTGGCAAAAGGAATCAATCAAGTTAAAAACGCTACGAATGATATCAAAAGAGAAATTAATAGCTCTGCAACAAAAAACGGAATAGACTTAGATGTAACCAAAGATGTAAAAGATGCTGTTGATGATGTTAAATCTAGTATTGATGATTTTACAGGGCCTATAAAACGAATGAAGTAA
- a CDS encoding phosphatase PAP2 family protein, whose translation MSFIDAIIQADEQLLIYLNHFGSEAYDAFWLAITKPLNWIPLFLFWLFLLIKNFTWKQGLFLFLFICIMAGLSDVLVNVFKHTFERPRPCWQVGVMEQIRILQCSRSFSFVSGHATTSMAVTTFMYLLFKDKFKWTVLFYIYPLLFAYSRIYMGKHYPVDIICGYALGILEAVLYLKLAKYLVGKWFTKNI comes from the coding sequence ATGAGTTTTATTGATGCTATTATTCAAGCAGATGAGCAATTATTGATATATCTAAATCATTTTGGGAGTGAAGCCTATGATGCTTTTTGGTTGGCAATTACCAAACCTTTAAACTGGATTCCCCTTTTTCTTTTTTGGCTTTTTTTACTAATAAAAAACTTTACTTGGAAACAAGGATTATTTCTGTTCTTGTTTATTTGCATTATGGCTGGTTTGTCTGATGTTTTGGTAAATGTTTTTAAACATACTTTTGAAAGACCAAGACCGTGTTGGCAAGTAGGGGTTATGGAGCAAATTAGAATTTTACAATGTTCTCGTAGTTTTAGTTTTGTATCAGGACATGCAACCACTTCTATGGCAGTAACTACTTTTATGTATTTGTTGTTTAAGGATAAATTTAAATGGACAGTTTTATTTTATATCTATCCATTACTTTTTGCTTATAGTAGAATATATATGGGAAAACATTATCCTGTAGATATTATATGCGGTTATGCTTTAGGAATTTTAGAAGCTGTTTTATATTTAAAATTAGCGAAGTATTTAGTTGGTAAGTGGTTTACTAAAAACATATAA
- the truA gene encoding tRNA pseudouridine(38-40) synthase TruA has translation MKYLNDHYYLIQLQYLGFRFHGWQKQPNVKTVQEYIEKTLRFIFKHQDFKTLGGSRTDAMVSANDAYCHLITKEFYDTNWLTKELNKNLPRDINIINIKQVDASFDMIGAVKIKEYHYLFSHGERNHPFAAPMMVGKTNTLDIDLMQQGAKLFKGKHNFKKYTKKPNPNTVCEREVFSSEIIKNDIYTANFFPKESYIYKVTGPGFMHYQVRMMMGSLFLLGSGEMNLETFKKTLSHWDDELVLNEIAPASGLILHKNTLHTQNQ, from the coding sequence TTGAAATACCTAAACGATCATTATTATTTAATTCAACTACAATATTTAGGGTTTAGATTCCACGGATGGCAAAAGCAACCTAATGTAAAAACTGTTCAAGAGTATATAGAAAAAACCCTGCGTTTTATATTTAAGCATCAAGATTTTAAAACTTTAGGAGGAAGCAGAACCGATGCAATGGTTTCTGCAAATGATGCCTATTGTCATTTAATCACAAAAGAATTTTATGACACCAATTGGCTTACAAAAGAATTAAACAAAAATCTACCTAGAGATATCAATATCATTAACATTAAACAAGTAGATGCTTCTTTTGACATGATTGGAGCTGTAAAAATTAAAGAATATCATTACTTATTTTCTCATGGCGAAAGAAATCATCCTTTTGCTGCTCCCATGATGGTTGGAAAAACCAATACTTTAGATATTGACCTAATGCAGCAAGGCGCAAAACTATTTAAGGGCAAACACAACTTTAAAAAATACACCAAAAAACCTAACCCAAATACTGTTTGTGAGCGTGAAGTATTTAGCTCTGAAATTATTAAAAATGATATCTATACTGCTAATTTCTTTCCAAAAGAAAGTTATATATATAAAGTTACAGGCCCTGGTTTTATGCATTATCAAGTTAGAATGATGATGGGAAGTCTGTTTTTACTCGGAAGCGGAGAAATGAATTTAGAAACATTTAAAAAAACACTTAGTCACTGGGATGATGAATTAGTTCTTAACGAAATTGCTCCTGCTAGCGGATTAATTCTTCATAAGAATACGCTACACACTCAAAATCAATAA
- a CDS encoding replication-associated recombination protein A → MNQPLAERIRPKTLEDYISQQHLVGKTGVLTNHINKGIIPSLILWGPPGIGKTTLANIIAETSKRPFFTLSAINSGVKDVREVIDKAKQSGGLFTTKNPILFIDEIHRFSKSQQDSLLAAVEKGWVTLIGATTENPSFEVIPALLSRCQVYILNPFDKSDMEALLQRAMEKDEVIAKKKVVLKEIDALLQVSSGDARKLLNVFELIVASEEEGVEITNDLVLEKVQRNVVRYDKTGEQHYDIVSAFIKSIRGSDPNGAVYWLARMVEGGEDVKFIARRMLISASEDIGNANPTALIMATNTFQAVTTIGYPEARILLSQCAIYLANSAKSNASYEAINKAIQVVKQTGDLPVPLHLRNAPTKLMKDMNYGKEYKYAHAYPGNFIEQEFLPDELKGLSLYNPGVNARENEFRKIMKDRWGDKYEKK, encoded by the coding sequence ATGAATCAACCTTTAGCAGAACGTATTCGTCCTAAAACATTAGAAGACTATATTAGTCAGCAACATCTTGTAGGTAAAACAGGGGTGTTGACTAACCATATCAATAAAGGAATTATTCCCTCGTTAATTTTATGGGGGCCTCCAGGTATTGGTAAAACAACGTTGGCAAATATTATTGCAGAAACCTCTAAGCGACCTTTTTTTACTTTAAGTGCGATTAATTCGGGAGTAAAAGATGTTAGAGAGGTAATAGATAAAGCCAAGCAAAGTGGAGGTTTGTTTACAACAAAAAATCCTATTTTGTTTATTGATGAGATTCATAGATTTAGTAAGTCTCAACAAGATTCTTTGTTAGCAGCTGTAGAAAAAGGTTGGGTAACGTTGATTGGAGCTACTACCGAAAATCCGAGTTTTGAAGTGATTCCGGCTTTGCTGTCTCGTTGCCAAGTTTATATTCTAAACCCGTTTGATAAGAGTGATATGGAGGCTTTGCTGCAAAGAGCCATGGAAAAAGATGAGGTAATTGCTAAAAAGAAGGTGGTTTTAAAAGAAATTGATGCCTTGTTACAGGTGTCTAGCGGTGATGCTAGAAAACTGCTAAATGTTTTTGAGTTGATAGTCGCTTCTGAGGAAGAAGGAGTTGAAATTACCAATGATTTGGTTTTAGAAAAAGTACAACGAAATGTAGTACGATATGATAAAACAGGAGAACAGCATTACGACATAGTTTCGGCCTTTATAAAATCCATCAGAGGGTCTGATCCTAACGGAGCGGTATATTGGTTGGCAAGAATGGTAGAGGGTGGAGAAGATGTAAAGTTTATTGCTCGTAGAATGTTAATATCGGCATCAGAAGATATTGGTAATGCCAATCCAACAGCTTTAATTATGGCAACCAATACATTTCAGGCAGTAACGACTATTGGCTATCCAGAAGCTAGAATTTTATTAAGTCAATGTGCTATTTATTTAGCTAATTCGGCAAAAAGCAACGCAAGTTACGAGGCTATTAATAAAGCGATACAAGTTGTTAAACAAACAGGAGATTTACCCGTTCCTTTGCATTTAAGAAATGCACCTACTAAATTGATGAAGGATATGAATTATGGTAAAGAATATAAATATGCTCATGCTTATCCAGGTAATTTTATAGAACAAGAGTTTTTACCAGATGAATTAAAAGGACTATCATTATACAATCCTGGGGTGAATGCTCGTGAAAATGAGTTTAGAAAAATAATGAAAGATAGGTGGGGTGATAAATATGAAAAGAAGTAG
- a CDS encoding polyribonucleotide nucleotidyltransferase, translating into MIPKVYKEVIELGDGRTVSIETGKLAKQAHGSVVVQMGNAMLLCTVVSNYKQSDVDFLPLTVDYREKFAAAGKYPGGFFKREARPSDDEVLTMRLIDRVLRPLFPKDYHAETQVMIQLMSHDPEVMPDALAGLGASAAIQLSDIPFETPISEARVGRINGEFVINPTRAQLAESDIDMMIGASADSVMMVEGEMDEISEEEMADAIKFAHEAIKVQCAAQVKLAEAFGKKETREYTQAEENEELAARIKELTYDKCYAIAAKGTSKVERTDAFEAVKEEVLATFSEEEKEEYGDLIGKYFNKSQKEAVRELTLAEGLRLDGRKTTEIRPIWGEVDYLPSTHGSSIFTRGETQALATVTLGTSRDANIIDSPTHEGEEKFYLHYNFPPFCTGEARPLRGTSRREVGHGNLAQRALKGMIPAECPYTVRVVSEVLESNGSSSMATVCAGTMALMDAGVQITKPVSGIAMGLISDGSRYAVLSDILGDEDHLGDMDFKVTGTADGITACQMDIKVKGLSYEILVNALKQAREGRLHILGKITEVIETPNTDVKAHSPKMITRVIPNDYIGALIGPGGKNIQELQKETGCTIVINEDPKTTEGIVEILGTNQEGIDKVLANIESMLFKPEVGEKYEVKVIKMLDFGAVVEYTQAPGNEVLLHVSELAWERTENVTDVVNMGDVFEVKYFGKDPKTRKEKVSRKALLPKPEGFKPRPPRENNDRGGRDNRGKDNRRDDRKPREEKKAE; encoded by the coding sequence ATGATACCTAAGGTATATAAAGAAGTTATCGAATTAGGAGACGGGAGAACCGTATCTATCGAAACTGGAAAATTAGCAAAACAAGCTCATGGTAGCGTTGTGGTGCAAATGGGAAATGCAATGTTACTTTGTACTGTAGTTTCTAACTACAAACAATCAGACGTAGATTTTTTACCATTAACAGTAGATTATAGAGAAAAATTTGCAGCTGCAGGTAAATACCCTGGAGGTTTCTTTAAAAGAGAAGCTAGACCAAGTGATGACGAGGTATTAACTATGCGTTTAATAGACCGTGTATTACGTCCTTTATTCCCAAAAGATTACCACGCAGAAACTCAAGTAATGATTCAATTAATGTCTCATGACCCTGAAGTTATGCCAGATGCATTAGCAGGATTAGGTGCTTCTGCAGCAATTCAATTATCAGATATTCCTTTTGAAACTCCAATTTCAGAAGCTCGTGTAGGTAGAATTAACGGAGAATTCGTAATCAACCCAACAAGAGCTCAATTAGCGGAATCTGACATCGATATGATGATTGGTGCTTCTGCTGATTCTGTAATGATGGTTGAAGGAGAAATGGATGAGATTTCTGAAGAAGAAATGGCTGATGCCATTAAATTTGCTCACGAAGCGATTAAAGTACAATGTGCTGCCCAAGTTAAATTAGCAGAAGCATTTGGAAAGAAAGAAACTCGTGAATACACTCAAGCTGAAGAAAACGAAGAATTAGCTGCTCGTATCAAAGAATTAACTTACGATAAATGTTACGCTATTGCTGCGAAAGGAACTTCTAAAGTTGAAAGAACTGATGCTTTTGAAGCTGTTAAAGAAGAAGTTTTAGCTACTTTTTCAGAAGAAGAAAAAGAGGAGTACGGAGACTTAATTGGAAAATACTTTAACAAATCTCAAAAAGAAGCTGTTCGTGAATTAACATTAGCAGAAGGTTTACGTTTAGATGGTCGTAAGACAACTGAAATTAGACCAATTTGGGGAGAGGTAGATTATTTACCTTCTACTCACGGATCTTCTATTTTTACTCGTGGAGAAACTCAAGCTTTAGCAACTGTAACTTTAGGAACTTCTAGAGATGCAAATATTATTGACTCGCCTACTCACGAAGGAGAAGAAAAATTCTATTTACACTATAACTTCCCTCCATTCTGTACTGGTGAAGCTAGACCTTTAAGAGGTACTTCTCGTAGAGAGGTTGGACATGGAAACTTAGCACAAAGAGCATTAAAAGGAATGATTCCTGCTGAATGTCCTTACACTGTAAGAGTTGTTTCAGAAGTATTAGAATCTAACGGTTCTTCTTCTATGGCTACTGTTTGTGCAGGTACTATGGCTTTAATGGATGCTGGAGTTCAAATTACAAAACCAGTTTCTGGTATTGCAATGGGATTAATTTCTGATGGTAGTCGTTACGCTGTATTGTCTGATATTTTAGGTGATGAAGATCACTTAGGAGATATGGACTTTAAAGTAACTGGTACTGCTGATGGTATTACTGCTTGTCAGATGGATATTAAAGTAAAAGGATTGTCTTACGAAATTTTAGTAAATGCTTTAAAGCAAGCTAGAGAAGGACGTTTACATATATTAGGGAAAATTACAGAAGTAATTGAAACTCCTAACACTGATGTAAAAGCGCACTCTCCTAAAATGATTACTAGAGTAATTCCTAACGATTATATTGGTGCATTAATTGGACCTGGAGGTAAAAACATTCAAGAATTACAAAAAGAAACAGGATGTACTATTGTAATTAATGAAGACCCTAAAACAACTGAAGGAATTGTTGAAATTTTAGGAACTAACCAAGAAGGAATAGACAAAGTATTAGCTAATATTGAGTCTATGTTATTCAAACCTGAAGTTGGTGAAAAATACGAGGTAAAAGTAATTAAAATGTTAGATTTTGGAGCCGTAGTAGAATATACTCAAGCACCAGGAAACGAAGTTTTATTACACGTAAGTGAATTGGCTTGGGAACGTACAGAAAATGTTACGGATGTAGTAAACATGGGTGATGTATTCGAAGTAAAATACTTTGGTAAAGATCCTAAAACTCGTAAAGAAAAAGTTTCTAGAAAAGCTTTATTACCAAAACCTGAAGGTTTTAAACCAAGACCTCCAAGAGAAAACAACGACCGTGGTGGGCGTGACAACAGAGGAAAAGACAATCGTAGAGACGATAGAAAACCTAGAGAAGAGAAAAAAGCTGAATAG
- a CDS encoding OmpA family protein: protein MKKKLLIYCLLFSCSWGFYGQTAIKKKADKAFAKMSYNVAYKEYSELEKENKLKNSQLLNLANSCYYTRRFKQAAEKYTTYLYRGGELSLLEMNRYFESLKRGGYKKALIEDAIDLRLNLFSKEIRERYKMSTSKNEEFSKMVSEYELKNLDINSKFSDFGVCFLSDSSVVFSSSRENKGFTKVYKSIKQPYINMYLAKVNGKGEIDSLSIQKFNKSDDLHFSSPSYDKNYDRIFYTQSVEENRKLVFTENKNTFRIVYGFMNGNEKDRELYNYPKKHDGYSYGQPYFDEKQSRLYFVSDRPGGYGGTDIYYVELKGEVIVSEPINLGENINTVANEMFPIVHNQNLYFSSNIFTGYGGLDVYKSEIKNNEFTLPVNMGEPINSIDDDFSYQISSVDDYTVKGYLSSNRKGGKGDDDIYSFIETKSLKKVEISGFAIEKKTFIKLSNAKVHVSDMSGKLINTFTTDSLGAYKVLLPIDQDYKFHVVKEGHVSDNGIVSLTGVQNLNPVDKDFYLEKELIEDKYGNVKINLEPVYFEYDDASITPRAEKQLQVAIDYLNKYPEDIFKLEAHTDSRGGKSYNLRLSERRAKSVGEYLLSKGIAPERIVSVKGFGETKLINECSDNAECTEEEHESNRRTDFVIVK, encoded by the coding sequence ATGAAAAAGAAATTATTAATTTATTGTTTGTTGTTTAGTTGTTCGTGGGGTTTTTATGGACAAACAGCAATTAAGAAAAAAGCAGATAAGGCATTTGCCAAAATGAGTTATAATGTAGCTTATAAAGAATATTCAGAACTCGAAAAAGAGAATAAGCTTAAAAATAGTCAGTTGCTAAATTTGGCTAACAGTTGTTATTACACAAGAAGGTTTAAACAAGCGGCAGAAAAATATACCACCTATTTGTATAGAGGGGGGGAGTTAAGCTTATTAGAGATGAATAGGTATTTTGAATCTTTAAAAAGAGGAGGGTATAAAAAAGCGCTAATAGAAGATGCGATTGATTTAAGATTAAATTTGTTCTCTAAAGAAATTAGAGAAAGGTATAAAATGTCAACTTCTAAAAATGAAGAATTTTCTAAAATGGTTAGTGAGTATGAGCTAAAAAATTTAGATATCAATTCTAAGTTTTCTGATTTTGGAGTTTGTTTTCTTTCAGATTCTAGTGTTGTTTTTTCATCTTCTAGAGAAAATAAAGGGTTTACCAAAGTGTATAAATCAATAAAACAGCCATATATTAATATGTATTTAGCCAAAGTTAATGGTAAAGGAGAGATAGATTCTTTATCAATCCAGAAATTTAACAAGTCCGATGATTTACATTTTTCTTCACCGTCATACGATAAAAATTATGATAGGATTTTTTATACACAGTCTGTAGAAGAAAATAGAAAATTAGTATTTACTGAAAATAAAAATACTTTTAGAATTGTTTATGGTTTTATGAATGGAAATGAAAAAGACAGAGAGTTATATAATTATCCTAAAAAACATGATGGATATTCTTATGGACAGCCTTATTTTGATGAGAAGCAGAGCAGATTGTATTTTGTTTCGGACAGACCAGGTGGATATGGAGGTACAGATATTTATTATGTAGAATTAAAAGGAGAAGTTATTGTTTCTGAACCAATAAATCTAGGGGAGAATATCAATACTGTTGCTAATGAAATGTTTCCTATAGTTCACAATCAAAACTTATATTTTTCATCAAATATTTTTACGGGTTATGGAGGTTTAGATGTGTATAAATCTGAAATAAAAAATAACGAATTTACCTTACCTGTAAATATGGGAGAGCCTATTAACTCTATAGATGATGATTTTTCATATCAAATTAGTAGTGTTGATGACTATACCGTTAAAGGGTATTTATCTTCTAATAGAAAAGGCGGTAAAGGAGATGATGATATTTATTCTTTTATAGAAACCAAATCTTTAAAAAAGGTTGAGATTAGTGGTTTTGCCATAGAGAAAAAGACATTTATAAAACTTTCAAATGCTAAAGTTCATGTTTCGGATATGTCTGGAAAGTTAATTAATACGTTTACAACAGATAGTTTGGGAGCTTATAAGGTGTTATTACCTATTGATCAGGATTATAAATTCCATGTAGTAAAAGAAGGACATGTTTCTGATAATGGTATTGTTAGTTTGACTGGAGTTCAAAATCTTAATCCAGTTGATAAGGATTTTTATTTAGAAAAAGAATTGATAGAGGATAAGTACGGAAATGTTAAAATCAATTTAGAACCTGTGTATTTTGAATATGATGATGCAAGCATTACTCCACGTGCAGAAAAACAATTACAAGTTGCTATTGATTATTTAAATAAATACCCAGAAGATATATTTAAGTTAGAAGCACATACCGATTCAAGAGGAGGTAAGAGTTATAATTTAAGATTGTCTGAAAGGAGAGCAAAATCAGTAGGAGAGTATCTTTTGTCTAAGGGAATTGCTCCAGAAAGGATTGTTTCTGTTAAAGGGTTTGGTGAAACAAAATTAATTAATGAATGTTCTGATAATGCTGAATGTACCGAGGAAGAACACGAATCTAATAGAAGAACAGATTTTGTGATTGTAAAATAA
- a CDS encoding type IX secretion system membrane protein PorP/SprF — protein sequence MKKEINYSKHLFLIITLIMVVSVNAQDEPQYTQYVNNTMTYNPAYISTQEDITFTALGRSQWSGVQGAPKTLTFSALFPSGYRGIGSGINVIHDEIGPTSQTFLTANFSYELKLSPKVFTSFGLSGGGSLLNINFDEGTAVDNNDPLLDNKKNEFDPVLGVGIMTYADKWYVGLSVPNLLKTSYYSVNGGGIVDENLQFLLMGGYVFDITQYLKFKPAVLTRFSNKSPLVVDYSANFLINDIVRLGLSYRSTEIVSLLAGLQLSRSFYIGYSYDYTLSELSTSDDGSHEIMLRFTIPSKLKTIQSPRFY from the coding sequence ATGAAAAAAGAAATAAATTATTCAAAACACCTTTTTTTAATAATCACTTTAATTATGGTGGTTAGTGTAAATGCTCAAGATGAGCCACAGTATACGCAATATGTAAATAATACAATGACATATAATCCTGCTTATATAAGTACACAGGAAGATATTACATTTACAGCCTTAGGAAGGTCTCAATGGTCAGGAGTGCAAGGAGCTCCTAAAACATTAACCTTTTCTGCTTTATTTCCTAGTGGGTACAGAGGTATAGGTTCTGGTATTAATGTGATTCACGATGAAATTGGTCCGACTTCTCAGACCTTTCTTACGGCAAATTTTTCTTATGAGTTAAAATTATCGCCAAAAGTATTTACCTCTTTTGGGTTAAGCGGAGGAGGATCATTACTGAATATTAATTTTGATGAGGGGACAGCGGTTGATAATAATGACCCTTTATTAGATAATAAAAAGAATGAGTTTGATCCAGTTCTAGGAGTTGGAATCATGACTTATGCAGATAAGTGGTATGTAGGTTTGTCTGTACCGAATCTTCTTAAGACTAGTTATTATTCTGTAAACGGAGGTGGAATAGTTGATGAGAATTTACAGTTCTTATTAATGGGAGGTTATGTTTTTGATATTACTCAATATCTAAAATTTAAACCAGCAGTATTGACTAGGTTCTCAAACAAATCTCCTTTAGTAGTTGATTATTCTGCCAACTTTTTAATTAATGATATTGTTCGTTTAGGACTTTCGTATAGGTCAACTGAGATTGTAAGTTTATTAGCAGGTCTTCAGTTGTCAAGAAGTTTTTATATAGGATATTCTTATGATTATACTTTAAGTGAGTTATCAACGTCTGACGATGGATCTCATGAAATTATGCTTCGATTTACAATTCCTAGTAAACTAAAAACAATTCAATCACCAAGGTTTTATTAA